Proteins encoded by one window of Streptomyces sp. NBC_01571:
- a CDS encoding amidohydrolase, with translation MSESTAPSDTVLLRGGEVHSPADPFATAMVVERGQIAWVGSEGAADAFADGVAEVVDLEGALVTPAFTDAHVHTTATGLALTGLDLSDAPSLDAALAFVRDFAAARPADRVLLGHGWDAARWPGGRPPTRAELDEATGGRPLYLSRIDVHSAVATTALLDLVPGITGRAGYQDGPLTRDAHHAVRAAALGAVTASQRTEAQRAALAHAASLGIGSVHECAGPDISSEDDLTGLLRLAAEERRPRVVGYWAEQGEEGVAKARELGAIGAAGDLFVDGSLGSYTACLHQPYADAGHTGTAYLDDAAVAAHVIACTEAGLQAGFHAIGDAAVTSVVVGVRAAAEKVGLARVRAARHRVEHAEMLTPETIASFAEFGLTASVQPAFDALWGGEDGMYAQRLGAERARTLNPLAALLRTGVPLAFGSDSPVTPLDPWGTVRAAAFHRTPEHRVSVRAAFTAHTRGGWRAIGRDDAGVLVPGAPADYAVWRTEELVVQAPDDRVARWSTDPRSGTPGLPDLSPGGDLPVCLRTVVGGRTVFVRPGE, from the coding sequence ATGAGTGAGAGCACCGCCCCGTCCGACACCGTGCTGCTGCGCGGTGGAGAAGTCCACAGCCCCGCCGACCCCTTCGCCACCGCGATGGTCGTCGAACGCGGTCAGATCGCCTGGGTCGGCTCGGAGGGCGCTGCCGACGCCTTCGCCGACGGGGTCGCCGAGGTCGTGGACCTGGAAGGCGCGCTGGTCACGCCGGCGTTCACCGACGCCCATGTGCACACCACCGCCACCGGCCTCGCGCTCACCGGCCTCGACCTCAGCGACGCGCCGTCCCTGGACGCCGCCCTCGCTTTTGTACGCGACTTCGCCGCCGCCCGCCCCGCCGACCGGGTCCTGCTCGGCCACGGCTGGGACGCGGCTCGCTGGCCGGGCGGCCGTCCCCCGACGCGCGCCGAACTCGACGAGGCCACCGGCGGCCGTCCGCTCTACCTCTCCCGCATCGACGTGCACTCCGCCGTGGCCACCACCGCGCTCCTGGACCTGGTGCCCGGCATCACCGGTCGCGCCGGGTACCAGGACGGCCCGCTGACCCGGGACGCCCACCACGCCGTCCGCGCCGCCGCCCTCGGCGCCGTCACCGCGTCGCAGCGCACCGAGGCCCAGCGCGCGGCCCTCGCCCACGCGGCCTCCCTCGGCATCGGCTCCGTGCACGAATGCGCGGGCCCGGACATCTCCTCCGAGGACGACCTCACCGGTCTGCTGCGGCTCGCCGCCGAGGAGCGCCGCCCCCGGGTCGTCGGCTACTGGGCCGAGCAGGGCGAGGAGGGCGTGGCGAAGGCCCGCGAACTGGGCGCGATCGGCGCCGCCGGCGACCTCTTCGTCGACGGCTCCCTCGGCTCGTACACCGCCTGTCTGCACCAGCCCTACGCCGACGCCGGGCACACCGGCACCGCGTACCTGGACGACGCCGCCGTGGCCGCGCATGTGATCGCCTGCACCGAGGCGGGCCTCCAGGCGGGCTTCCACGCCATCGGGGACGCCGCCGTGACCTCGGTGGTCGTGGGCGTACGCGCGGCCGCCGAGAAGGTCGGCCTGGCCCGCGTCCGGGCCGCCCGGCACCGCGTCGAGCATGCCGAGATGCTGACGCCGGAGACGATCGCCTCCTTCGCCGAGTTCGGCCTCACCGCGTCCGTGCAGCCCGCCTTCGACGCCCTGTGGGGCGGGGAGGACGGCATGTACGCCCAGCGCCTCGGTGCGGAGCGGGCCCGCACCCTCAACCCGCTGGCGGCCCTGCTGCGCACCGGCGTGCCGCTGGCCTTCGGCTCCGACAGCCCCGTCACCCCCCTCGACCCGTGGGGGACCGTCAGGGCCGCGGCCTTCCACCGCACCCCGGAGCACCGGGTGTCGGTGCGCGCCGCCTTCACGGCGCACACACGGGGCGGATGGCGCGCGATCGGACGCGACGACGCCGGTGTCCTGGTGCCGGGCGCGCCCGCGGACTACGCGGTGTGGCGCACCGAGGAACTGGTGGTGCAGGCCCCCGACGACCGGGTCGCCCGCTGGTCCACCGACCCGCGCTCCGGCACCCCCGGACTGCCGGACCTGAGCCCCGGCGGCGACCTGCCCGTCTGTCTGCGCACGGTCGTGGGCGGACGGACGGTCTTCGTACGGCCGGGCGAGTGA
- a CDS encoding glycerophosphodiester phosphodiesterase, whose translation MSTRIRHPYLDHPGPIAFAHRGGAADGLENTVAQFRRAVETGYRYIETDVHATADGKLVAFHDSTLDRVTDGAGRIADLPWEDVSHARVAGKEPVPLFEELLEIFPEVRWNVDVKAEPALHPLLNLIGRTDAWDRVCVGSFSEARVFRAQRLAGPRLATSYGTKGVLGLRLRSYGIPATLRDSAIAAQVPESQSGVPVVDRRFVRAAHARGLQVHVWTVNDPDRMHRLLDLGVDGIMTDHIDTLRGVLEDRGTWV comes from the coding sequence GTGAGCACGCGCATACGCCATCCGTACCTGGACCACCCCGGCCCGATCGCCTTCGCCCACCGCGGCGGGGCGGCGGACGGCCTGGAGAACACCGTCGCCCAGTTCCGGCGGGCGGTGGAGACGGGCTACCGCTACATCGAGACGGATGTGCACGCGACGGCGGACGGCAAGCTCGTCGCCTTCCACGACTCGACCCTCGACCGGGTCACGGACGGCGCGGGCCGCATCGCGGACCTCCCGTGGGAGGACGTGAGCCACGCGCGCGTGGCGGGCAAGGAACCGGTCCCCCTCTTCGAGGAACTCCTCGAGATCTTTCCCGAGGTGCGCTGGAACGTGGACGTCAAGGCGGAGCCCGCCCTCCATCCCCTGCTCAACCTCATCGGCCGCACCGACGCCTGGGACCGCGTCTGCGTCGGCTCCTTCTCCGAGGCACGCGTCTTCCGCGCCCAGCGCCTGGCGGGGCCGCGCCTGGCCACCTCGTACGGCACCAAGGGCGTCCTGGGGCTGCGGCTGCGGTCGTACGGCATACCGGCCACGCTGCGCGACTCGGCGATCGCCGCCCAGGTGCCCGAGTCCCAGTCGGGCGTGCCGGTGGTCGACCGGCGCTTCGTGCGCGCCGCCCACGCGCGCGGCCTGCAGGTCCACGTATGGACGGTGAACGATCCCGATCGCATGCACCGGCTCCTGGACCTGGGAGTCGATGGCATCATGACCGATCACATCGACACGCTGCGCGGGGTCCTGGAGGACCGGGGCACCTGGGTCTAG
- a CDS encoding YitT family protein, translated as MSTPADSAPANSAPAAPAAGSPAADSAPPAFPTPDSAPAEPPRAQPAGTGPARPEAGRGLPRRLVQLYVGLALYGASSALLVEAGLGLEPWNVLHQGLAELTGLTIGVVSIFVGAAVLLLWIPLRQRPGLGTVSNVFVVGIAMDGTLALVPDTHTLAVRIPLMLAGIVLNGLATGLYISASFGPGPRDGLMTGLHRRTDRSIRLVRTVLEVAVVATGFVLGGTVGIGTVLYAVAIGPLAQLFLRVFAVRRAPTGSTVVATGQPEGAILPG; from the coding sequence ATGTCCACACCCGCCGACTCCGCGCCGGCCAACTCCGCACCGGCCGCGCCCGCCGCCGGCTCTCCGGCCGCCGACTCCGCACCACCCGCATTCCCGACACCCGACTCGGCCCCCGCCGAACCCCCGCGCGCCCAGCCCGCGGGCACCGGGCCCGCCCGCCCCGAAGCCGGACGCGGCCTCCCGCGACGCCTCGTCCAGTTGTACGTCGGCCTCGCGCTGTACGGCGCGAGTTCGGCCCTGCTCGTGGAGGCGGGGCTCGGTCTGGAGCCCTGGAACGTGCTGCATCAGGGGCTGGCCGAGCTGACCGGTCTGACGATCGGCGTGGTGTCGATCTTCGTGGGCGCGGCGGTGCTGCTCCTGTGGATCCCGCTGCGTCAGCGACCGGGCCTCGGCACGGTCTCGAACGTGTTCGTGGTCGGCATCGCGATGGACGGCACGCTCGCCCTCGTACCGGACACGCACACGCTGGCCGTACGCATCCCGCTGATGCTGGCGGGCATCGTGCTGAACGGACTCGCGACGGGTCTCTACATCTCCGCCAGCTTCGGCCCGGGTCCGCGCGACGGTCTGATGACGGGCCTGCACCGGCGTACGGACCGCTCGATCCGACTGGTGCGCACGGTCCTCGAAGTCGCCGTGGTCGCGACCGGCTTCGTGCTCGGCGGCACCGTCGGCATCGGCACCGTGCTGTACGCCGTCGCGATCGGCCCCCTCGCCCAGCTCTTCCTGCGGGTGTTCGCCGTCCGCCGGGCACCGACCGGCAGCACGGTCGTTGCCACCGGTCAACCGGAGGGCGCGATACTTCCAGGGTGA
- a CDS encoding SCO1431 family membrane protein, which produces MTATSATAPRVRARTGGPKDDGPKILEHVVGWTFVVVLAMLVTQLGLL; this is translated from the coding sequence ATGACCGCGACCTCCGCCACCGCCCCCCGTGTCCGCGCCCGCACCGGCGGCCCCAAGGACGACGGCCCCAAGATCCTCGAACACGTCGTGGGCTGGACCTTTGTCGTGGTCCTGGCGATGCTCGTCACCCAGCTGGGCCTGCTGTGA
- a CDS encoding RNA polymerase-binding protein RbpA has translation MSERALRGTRLVVTSYETDRGIDLAPRQAVEYACEKGHRFEMPFSVEAEIPPEWECKVCGAQALLVDGDGPEEKKAKPARTHWDMLMERRTREELEEVLEERLAVLRSGAMNIAVHPRDSRKSA, from the coding sequence ATGAGTGAGCGAGCTCTTCGCGGCACGCGCCTCGTGGTGACCAGCTACGAGACGGACCGCGGCATCGACCTGGCCCCGCGCCAGGCCGTGGAGTACGCATGCGAGAAGGGGCACCGGTTTGAGATGCCCTTCTCGGTCGAGGCGGAGATTCCGCCCGAGTGGGAGTGCAAGGTCTGCGGGGCCCAGGCACTCCTGGTGGACGGCGACGGCCCTGAGGAAAAGAAGGCCAAGCCCGCGCGTACGCATTGGGACATGCTGATGGAGCGGCGCACCCGAGAGGAACTCGAAGAGGTCCTCGAGGAGCGCCTGGCCGTTCTGCGCTCCGGCGCGATGAACATCGCGGTGCATCCGCGGGACAGCCGCAAGTCCGCGTAG
- a CDS encoding M1 family metallopeptidase — MSTFRTPRRRARLALAAAITVAAALTGPVSQAATSAPAGSSPSAAPSPGAAGLGDPVFPLDGNGGYRVSRYLLDFDWQAPGTPFEAATTVKATATQTLSRFDLDFAGNTLHTVTVNGTTATAVRDGDELVITPAEPLAQGKPFTVKVTYTADPTQIRHRDDAIEDYGWIPTPDGTVLYPQPDGAKMIFPSNDHPSRRAPITFHITTPPGLTAVANGKLTGRTEQADGRVRWTYDSGQPLATQLAQLAIGRFTFVDGTGPHGLLLRDVVPDGLVAATDQYRKLTADHIAWLEERLGPYPFDRYGLLVGDTDLGVALETQTLSLIPKADLLGDRVSAERNLVHELTHQWTGDSVGIKTWSDLWLSEGHARFYERLYSEAHGGDSFEATMKTAYAAHDQWRHDYGAPAEPTEPNLFKRMRYDGSTLVLYALREKVGQTVFRKIERAWVTQYRGRIAGTQDYIDLASKVAGQDLDGFLHPWLYGAKTPPMPNHPDWVVDPVQG; from the coding sequence ATGAGCACGTTCCGGACGCCTCGCCGCAGAGCCCGCCTCGCTCTGGCGGCGGCGATCACGGTGGCAGCCGCCCTGACGGGTCCGGTCTCCCAGGCCGCGACCTCCGCACCCGCCGGCTCCTCCCCCTCCGCCGCGCCCTCCCCGGGTGCCGCGGGCCTCGGCGACCCGGTCTTCCCGCTCGACGGCAACGGCGGCTACCGGGTCAGCCGCTATCTCCTCGACTTCGACTGGCAGGCACCCGGGACGCCGTTCGAGGCGGCCACGACGGTCAAGGCGACCGCCACCCAGACCCTGTCCCGCTTCGACCTGGACTTCGCGGGCAACACCCTGCACACGGTGACCGTGAACGGGACGACGGCCACGGCCGTGCGCGACGGCGACGAGCTGGTGATCACCCCGGCCGAGCCGCTCGCGCAGGGCAAGCCGTTCACGGTCAAGGTCACCTACACCGCCGATCCGACCCAGATCCGCCACCGCGACGACGCCATCGAGGACTACGGCTGGATCCCCACCCCCGACGGCACGGTGCTCTATCCGCAGCCCGACGGCGCCAAGATGATCTTCCCTTCGAACGACCACCCGAGCCGGCGCGCCCCGATCACCTTCCACATCACCACCCCGCCCGGTCTGACCGCCGTGGCCAACGGGAAGCTCACCGGCCGCACCGAACAGGCGGACGGCCGTGTGCGGTGGACGTACGACTCCGGGCAGCCGCTCGCGACCCAGCTCGCGCAGCTCGCGATCGGCCGGTTCACCTTCGTCGACGGCACCGGCCCGCACGGGCTGCTCCTGCGCGATGTGGTCCCGGACGGTCTGGTCGCGGCCACCGACCAGTACCGCAAGCTCACCGCGGACCACATCGCGTGGCTGGAGGAGCGGCTCGGCCCCTACCCCTTCGACCGGTACGGCCTGCTCGTCGGCGACACCGACCTGGGAGTCGCCCTGGAGACCCAGACGCTCTCCCTGATCCCGAAGGCCGACCTGCTCGGCGACCGGGTGAGCGCCGAACGCAACCTGGTGCACGAGCTCACCCACCAGTGGACCGGCGACAGCGTCGGCATCAAAACCTGGTCCGACCTGTGGCTGAGCGAGGGACACGCCCGCTTCTACGAACGCCTGTACTCGGAGGCACACGGCGGCGACAGCTTCGAGGCCACGATGAAGACGGCGTACGCCGCCCACGACCAGTGGCGCCACGACTACGGAGCCCCGGCCGAGCCGACCGAACCGAACCTCTTCAAGCGGATGCGGTACGACGGCTCGACCCTGGTCCTGTACGCCCTGAGGGAGAAGGTCGGCCAGACGGTCTTCCGGAAGATCGAGCGGGCCTGGGTCACCCAGTACCGCGGACGGATCGCCGGCACGCAGGACTACATCGACCTGGCCTCGAAGGTCGCGGGCCAGGACCTGGACGGATTCCTGCACCCGTGGCTGTACGGCGCGAAGACCCCGCCGATGCCGAACCACCCGGACTGGGTGGTCGACCCGGTACAGGGCTGA
- a CDS encoding Lrp/AsnC family transcriptional regulator, with the protein MEELDRQIVQLLVADGRMSYTDLGKATGLSTSAVHQRVRRLEQRGVIRGYAAVVDPEAVGLPLTAFISVKPFDPSAPDDIAERLADVPELEACHSVAGDENYILKVRVSTPHELEELLARLRTLAGVSTRTTVVLSTPYEARPPRI; encoded by the coding sequence ATGGAGGAGCTGGACCGACAGATCGTGCAGCTGCTCGTCGCAGACGGGCGGATGAGTTACACCGACCTGGGCAAGGCCACGGGTCTTTCCACGTCCGCCGTGCACCAGCGGGTGCGCCGGCTCGAGCAGCGCGGCGTGATCCGCGGCTACGCGGCGGTCGTGGACCCGGAGGCCGTGGGGCTGCCCCTGACCGCCTTCATCTCGGTGAAACCGTTCGACCCGAGCGCCCCGGACGACATCGCGGAACGCCTCGCGGACGTACCGGAGCTGGAGGCCTGCCACAGCGTCGCGGGCGACGAGAACTACATCCTCAAGGTGCGGGTCTCGACCCCGCACGAACTCGAGGAGCTGCTGGCCCGGCTGCGCACCCTCGCGGGCGTGTCGACCCGGACGACGGTGGTCCTGTCGACGCCGTACGAGGCACGGCCGCCCCGCATCTGA
- the fxsA gene encoding FxsA family membrane protein — translation MTTGAPTPTHPARPRRSRLRTFLPLGIAVWLVLEIWLLTVVAGAASGFAVLLLLVAGFVLGSVIVKRAGRRAFRNLSETLQQQQSGAAPTSGGGDGNGLMMLGGLLLMLPGLLSDVVGLLLLIPPVQKALSRYTERAIERKIREAAPGSVGDAFQQARIHRPDGKVVQGEVIRDDTPRSPGPASRPGPHPPLTG, via the coding sequence ATGACGACTGGCGCACCCACTCCCACGCACCCCGCCCGGCCGCGGCGATCCCGGCTGCGTACGTTCCTGCCGCTCGGTATCGCCGTCTGGCTGGTGCTGGAGATCTGGCTGTTGACCGTGGTCGCGGGTGCGGCGAGCGGCTTCGCGGTCCTCCTGCTGCTGGTCGCCGGTTTCGTGCTCGGTTCCGTGATCGTCAAACGGGCCGGCCGTCGCGCCTTCCGCAACCTCAGCGAGACGCTGCAACAGCAGCAGAGCGGTGCGGCCCCCACGAGCGGAGGCGGCGACGGCAACGGGCTGATGATGCTCGGCGGCCTGCTCCTGATGCTGCCGGGCCTCCTCTCGGACGTCGTGGGCCTGCTCCTGCTGATCCCGCCCGTCCAGAAGGCGCTGAGCCGGTACACCGAGCGCGCCATCGAACGCAAGATCCGCGAGGCCGCCCCCGGCAGCGTCGGTGACGCCTTCCAGCAGGCACGCATCCATCGCCCGGACGGCAAGGTGGTCCAGGGTGAGGTCATCAGGGACGACACCCCCCGGAGCCCGGGCCCGGCCTCCCGCCCGGGACCGCACCCTCCGCTGACGGGCTGA
- a CDS encoding TetR/AcrR family transcriptional regulator — MNHSQQRAVDRPRARGTDRSLARRTELIAIGRKLFADTSYDALSMDDIARQAHVAKGLIYYYFKSKRGYYLAIVEDSVADLVSRAAGGLELPPAERVHRTIDGYLRYAEHNQAAYRTIITGGVGFDTEVQAIREGVREVIVETIAEGAYGRRKIAPLPRMALLAWLYSVEGATLDWIGRPNLPRDTMRELLVKTLGGAMRAVEEIDPSYRAPQPARRDS; from the coding sequence TTGAATCATAGTCAACAGCGTGCTGTCGACCGCCCCCGGGCGCGCGGCACCGATCGTTCGCTGGCGCGCCGTACCGAACTGATCGCCATCGGGCGGAAGTTGTTCGCGGACACGTCCTACGACGCACTGTCGATGGACGACATCGCGCGACAGGCGCACGTCGCCAAAGGACTGATCTACTACTACTTCAAGTCCAAGCGCGGCTACTACCTCGCGATCGTCGAGGACTCCGTCGCGGACCTGGTCTCCCGGGCGGCGGGCGGCCTCGAACTGCCCCCGGCCGAGCGGGTGCACCGCACCATCGACGGCTATCTCCGCTACGCCGAGCACAACCAGGCCGCGTACCGCACGATCATCACGGGCGGGGTCGGCTTCGACACCGAGGTGCAGGCCATCCGGGAGGGCGTGCGCGAGGTCATCGTCGAGACCATCGCGGAAGGGGCCTACGGCAGGCGCAAGATCGCGCCGCTGCCCCGTATGGCGTTGCTCGCCTGGCTCTACAGCGTCGAGGGCGCGACCCTCGACTGGATCGGCCGGCCGAACCTGCCCCGCGACACGATGCGCGAGCTGCTGGTGAAGACGCTGGGCGGCGCCATGCGCGCGGTCGAGGAGATCGACCCCTCCTACCGGGCCCCGCAGCCCGCCCGCCGCGACTCCTGA
- a CDS encoding polyprenol monophosphomannose synthase: protein MNDGDGTLAAGAQARRFGPLGTALVIIPTYNEAENIKKIVGRVRAAVPDAHVLVADDNSPDGTGKFADELAAEDDHVQVLHRKGKEGLGAAYLAGFRWGLEHGYGVLVEMDADGSHQPEELPRLLTALKGADLVLGSRWVPGGRVVNWPKSREFISRGGSMYSRLMLDVPIRDVTGGFRAFRKETLEGLGLGEVASQGYCFQVDLARRAVKAGYHVVEVPITFVERELGDSKMSRDILVEALWRVTTWGVGERVGRITGRKPSE, encoded by the coding sequence GTGAACGACGGCGACGGGACCCTCGCGGCAGGAGCCCAGGCGAGGCGGTTCGGCCCGCTCGGCACGGCCTTGGTGATCATTCCGACCTACAACGAGGCGGAGAACATCAAGAAGATCGTGGGCCGGGTGCGCGCCGCGGTGCCCGACGCGCACGTCCTGGTGGCGGACGACAACAGCCCCGACGGCACTGGCAAGTTCGCCGACGAGCTGGCCGCCGAGGACGACCACGTCCAGGTACTGCACCGCAAGGGCAAGGAAGGCCTGGGCGCCGCGTATCTCGCCGGCTTCCGCTGGGGCCTGGAGCACGGCTACGGCGTCCTGGTCGAGATGGACGCGGACGGTTCGCACCAGCCGGAGGAGCTGCCCCGGCTGCTCACCGCGCTGAAGGGCGCCGACCTCGTTCTCGGCTCGCGCTGGGTGCCGGGCGGGCGGGTGGTGAACTGGCCGAAGTCCCGCGAGTTCATCTCGCGCGGCGGCAGCATGTACTCCCGCCTCATGCTCGACGTACCCATCCGGGACGTCACCGGCGGCTTCCGCGCCTTCCGGAAGGAGACCCTGGAGGGCCTCGGACTCGGCGAGGTCGCGTCCCAGGGGTACTGCTTCCAGGTGGACCTGGCCCGGCGTGCCGTCAAGGCGGGCTACCACGTCGTGGAGGTGCCCATCACCTTCGTCGAGCGTGAACTCGGTGACTCCAAGATGAGCCGCGACATCCTCGTGGAGGCCCTGTGGCGGGTCACCACGTGGGGTGTGGGGGAGCGGGTCGGCCGGATCACCGGACGCAAGCCGTCCGAGTAG
- a CDS encoding PLP-dependent aminotransferase family protein, with translation MAQWTSAMGAAQLARLLNSQQERPPGPGTRRPPAYRALADGVRLLVLEGRVPVAARLPAERELALALSVSRTTVAAAYEALRGEGFLESRRGAGSWTAVPAGNPLPARGLEPLPPEALGSMIDLGCASLPAPEPWLTRAVQGALEELPPYAHTHGDYPAGLPALRAMIAEGYTRRGIPTMPEQIMVTTGAMGAIDAICHLFAGRGERIAVESPSYANILQLMREAGARLVPVAMAEGLAGWDMDRWRQVLRDAAPRLAYVVADFHNPTGALADEDQRRRLVDAARSAGTVLVVDETMSELYLEDGLSMPRPVCGFDPAGSTVITVGSASKAFWAGMRIGWVRAAPDVIRSLVAARAYADLGTPVLEQLAVNWLFSTGGWEQAVAVRREQARENRDALVTAVRRELPDWEFSVPRGGLTLWVRTGGLSGSRLAEVGERVGVRVPSGPRFGVDGAFEGYVRLPFTVGGAVAEEAAVRLAAAARLVETGASAGTEGPRTFVA, from the coding sequence ATGGCGCAGTGGACATCGGCGATGGGCGCCGCGCAGCTCGCCCGGCTGCTCAACTCCCAGCAGGAACGCCCCCCGGGGCCCGGCACCCGACGTCCGCCCGCCTACCGCGCGCTCGCCGACGGTGTGCGGCTGCTCGTGCTGGAGGGCCGGGTACCGGTCGCCGCGCGGCTGCCCGCCGAGCGGGAACTCGCCTTGGCCCTGTCCGTCAGCCGTACGACGGTCGCGGCGGCCTACGAGGCCCTGCGCGGCGAAGGGTTCCTGGAGTCGCGCAGGGGAGCCGGCAGCTGGACCGCCGTACCCGCGGGGAACCCGCTGCCCGCGCGCGGCCTGGAGCCGCTGCCCCCCGAGGCCCTCGGGTCCATGATCGACCTCGGCTGCGCGTCGCTGCCCGCGCCCGAGCCGTGGCTCACCCGTGCCGTGCAGGGCGCCCTGGAGGAACTGCCCCCGTACGCCCACACGCACGGCGACTACCCGGCGGGGCTGCCCGCGCTGCGCGCGATGATCGCCGAGGGGTACACCCGGCGCGGCATTCCGACCATGCCCGAGCAGATCATGGTCACCACCGGTGCGATGGGCGCGATCGACGCCATCTGCCATCTCTTCGCCGGGCGCGGCGAGCGCATCGCCGTCGAGTCGCCCTCGTACGCCAACATCCTCCAGTTGATGCGGGAGGCCGGTGCGCGGCTCGTGCCCGTCGCGATGGCCGAGGGGCTCGCCGGGTGGGACATGGACCGCTGGCGGCAGGTCCTGCGCGACGCGGCGCCCCGGCTCGCCTATGTCGTCGCGGACTTCCACAACCCGACGGGGGCCCTCGCCGACGAGGACCAGCGCCGCCGGCTGGTGGACGCCGCCCGTTCCGCCGGGACCGTCCTGGTGGTCGACGAGACGATGAGCGAGCTGTACCTGGAGGACGGGCTCTCCATGCCCCGCCCCGTGTGCGGCTTCGATCCCGCCGGGTCCACGGTCATCACGGTCGGGTCGGCCAGCAAGGCGTTCTGGGCGGGGATGCGGATCGGCTGGGTGCGGGCGGCCCCCGACGTGATCCGCAGTCTCGTCGCGGCGCGCGCGTACGCCGACCTCGGCACGCCCGTACTGGAGCAGCTGGCCGTGAACTGGCTGTTCAGTACGGGAGGTTGGGAACAGGCGGTGGCGGTCCGGCGGGAGCAGGCCCGGGAGAACCGGGACGCGCTCGTCACCGCGGTACGCCGGGAGCTGCCGGACTGGGAGTTCTCCGTTCCGCGGGGCGGGCTGACGCTGTGGGTGCGCACCGGGGGGCTGTCGGGGTCGCGGCTCGCCGAGGTGGGCGAGCGGGTGGGTGTGCGGGTGCCGTCCGGGCCGCGCTTCGGGGTCGACGGGGCGTTCGAGGGGTATGTACGGCTGCCGTTCACGGTCGGGGGCGCCGTGGCGGAGGAGGCGGCGGTGCGGCTGGCCGCGGCGGCGCGGTTGGTGGAGACGGGGGCGAGTGCGGGGACCGAGGGTCCTCGCACGTTCGTGGCCTGA
- a CDS encoding MFS transporter: protein MSTDTVRARATDEVAERRREQHGWYFYDWACSVYSTSVLTVFLGPYLTSVAKHAADADGFVHPLGIPIRAGSFFAYSVSASVILSIFVMPMAGAAGDRTGRKKPLLAASAYLGAAATTGMFFLDGDRYLLGGLLLVVANASVAVSMVLYNSYLPQIAPPEERDAVSSRGWAFGYAAGSLVLIGNLVLFTAHDSFGVSESTAVRICLASAGIWWGAFTLVPLKRLRDRRTAPGGGRAPAHGWRQLAATVRDMRGKPLTLSFLLAYLVYNDGIQTVISQASVYGSEELGLSQSTLIVAVLLVQVLAVGGALGMGRLARTYGAKRTILGSLVAWTVTLAAGYFLPAGAPVWFFVLAAGIGLVLGGSQALSRSLFSHLVPSGKEAEYFSAYEMSDRGMSWLGPLLFGLTYQLTGSYRDAIISLVAFFVIGFALLARVPVRQAIRDAGNPVPDRI, encoded by the coding sequence GTGAGCACCGACACCGTGCGGGCACGGGCGACCGACGAGGTCGCCGAGCGACGCCGTGAGCAACACGGCTGGTACTTCTACGACTGGGCCTGCTCCGTCTACTCGACGAGCGTGCTCACCGTGTTCCTGGGTCCCTATCTGACGTCGGTCGCCAAGCACGCGGCGGACGCGGACGGATTCGTGCACCCTCTGGGGATCCCGATCCGGGCCGGCTCCTTCTTCGCCTACTCGGTCTCCGCCTCCGTCATCCTGTCGATCTTCGTGATGCCGATGGCCGGCGCGGCGGGCGACCGCACGGGCCGCAAGAAGCCGCTGCTCGCCGCCTCCGCCTACCTGGGCGCCGCGGCCACGACGGGCATGTTCTTCCTGGACGGGGACCGCTACCTGCTCGGCGGGCTGCTGCTGGTCGTCGCCAATGCCTCGGTGGCCGTGTCGATGGTGCTCTACAACTCCTACCTGCCGCAGATCGCGCCGCCCGAGGAGCGCGACGCGGTCTCGTCCCGCGGCTGGGCCTTCGGCTACGCGGCGGGCTCGCTGGTCCTGATCGGCAACCTCGTCCTGTTCACGGCCCACGACTCCTTCGGCGTCTCCGAGTCGACGGCTGTCCGCATCTGTCTGGCCTCGGCCGGCATCTGGTGGGGCGCCTTCACGCTCGTGCCGCTCAAGCGGCTGCGCGACCGCCGTACGGCGCCCGGCGGCGGAAGGGCGCCGGCGCACGGCTGGCGGCAGCTGGCGGCCACCGTGCGCGACATGCGCGGCAAACCGCTCACCCTCTCCTTCCTGTTGGCCTACCTGGTCTACAACGACGGCATCCAGACGGTGATCTCGCAGGCGTCTGTGTACGGGTCCGAGGAGCTCGGCCTGAGTCAGTCGACGCTGATCGTCGCCGTACTGCTGGTGCAGGTGCTCGCGGTCGGCGGCGCACTGGGCATGGGACGGCTGGCCCGCACGTACGGGGCCAAACGGACCATCCTCGGTTCACTCGTCGCCTGGACGGTGACACTCGCCGCCGGGTACTTCCTGCCCGCCGGCGCGCCGGTGTGGTTCTTCGTCCTCGCCGCCGGCATCGGCCTCGTCCTGGGCGGCAGCCAGGCCCTGTCGCGCTCCCTGTTCTCGCACCTCGTACCGAGCGGCAAGGAGGCCGAGTACTTCTCGGCCTACGAGATGAGCGACCGGGGGATGAGCTGGTTGGGCCCGCTTCTGTTCGGTTTGACCTACCAGCTGACGGGAAGTTATCGGGACGCGATCATCTCGCTCGTGGCCTTCTTCGTCATCGGATTCGCGCTGCTGGCGAGGGTTCCGGTGCGGCAGGCGATCCGCGACGCGGGAAATCCCGTACCGGACAGGATTTAG